In Actinoplanes lobatus, the DNA window GGCGCCCGGCGGCCGGTTCGTGGTGCTGGACTACAAGCTGCCGCGCTGGTGGCCGAATTTCGCGGTGCCGGCGATCGGGCCGATGGTGGCGCCGTTCGGCGGGACGCTGGAGATGGTGCGGCGCAAGCCCTTCGAGGAGGTGGACCGCCATGCGGAGACCATGCGCATGCTGGAACGCTACTTCGGCTGGGTGTACGTCGCCGTCGGTGTCGCGGGCGAGAGATCAACGGTTTGATCGACGTTTATGTAATGTCAATCACGCCTGGCGATCTGCGCCCGGAAGGTGGGAGAACTATCTAATGGGACGACGAGAGCCGATGTAACGGCTCGCTTACCGATTGGTGATCTTCATCAGATGTACGGGGGCTATGAGGTGTCGCGTGATCATTTACCGGGGGTTACTGAAACGATCGAGCGCTCCTCAGGATTCATTCCGGTCGGTTCGCTCCTGCCGCTCGTCGGCCGCACCGAGGAACTCGCGACGCTCACCGGGCACCTGCTCTCCCCGGACCTCCGCATCCTGAACCTGACCGGGCCGGGTGGGGTCGGCAAGACCCGCCTGGCCCTGGCCGCCACCGAGCTCGCCGCCGACGAGCACCCGGTCGACGTCGTCATCGCCGATCTGGCCGGGGTGACCGACGGCCGTGCGGCGCTCGCCGCCCTCGCCGACCGGGTCTTCCCGCCGGGCGCCGGCGACGGGCACGAACTGCTGCTGGTGCTCGACGGCTGCGAGCGGGCCGCCGGCCTCGCCGCCGAGCTGCATCACCTCCTCACCGCGGCGCCCCGGCTGCGGGTGCTGGCCACCAGCCGGGAAGCCCTGGGGGTGTACGGCGAGCGCCTGTTCCGGGTGGACCCGCTGCCCACGCCGCGCCAGGGTGCCCGGGCCGACCCGCTGGAGATCGAGGAGTACGCCTCGGTGGCGCTCTTCGTCCAGCGTGCCCGGACCGTCGACCCCGCCTTCGCCCTCACCGCGGACAACGCCGCCGTGGTCGCGCGGCTCTGCGCCCGGCTCGACGGACTGCCGCTGGCCATCGAGCTGTGCGCCGGGCGCCTACGGCTGTTCTCCCTCGCCACGATGCTGACCCGGGTGCGCGCCGGCAACGGTGTGCTCACCGGGGGACATGTGGCCGCACATCCCCGTCAGCGTTCCCTGACAGCCACCATCGAGTGGAGCCTCGACGCGCTCGAACCGCCGCTGCGGGAGGCCCTGGACCGGCTCAGCCTCTGCCTCGACGGCTTCGACCTGCGAACCGTCGAGGAGCTGTGCGAGCTCACCCCCGATGCGGCCGAGCACACGGTCGAGGCCCTCGCCGACCGGAGCCTGATCACGGCCGCGGAGCACACCGGCGACGAGCCGCGGTTCCGGATGCTGCGGACCATGGCGGCGCACTGCCGGGACCGGCTCACCCGGATCCCCGGACAGCTGGAGGCCGCACGGGACCGCCACGCCCGCTACTTCGCCGCGCTCGCCGCCCGGACCGGGCCCGCCCTCGACGGCAGCACCCAGGCCACCGCCCTGAGCCGGCTGCGCACCGTCCACGACGATCTGCTCGCGGCCCTGACCCACCTGAGCGCCGGCGGCCTGCACCGGGAGGTGGCCGCGCACTGCCTGAACCTGCACCGGTACTTCCTGATCGACACCCGCGCGGCGGAGGGCCTGCGGCTGCTGGACGCCGCCGCCGAGCAGTGCGCCGAGACCGACCCGTCGCTCGCCGCC includes these proteins:
- a CDS encoding ATP-binding protein yields the protein MYGGYEVSRDHLPGVTETIERSSGFIPVGSLLPLVGRTEELATLTGHLLSPDLRILNLTGPGGVGKTRLALAATELAADEHPVDVVIADLAGVTDGRAALAALADRVFPPGAGDGHELLLVLDGCERAAGLAAELHHLLTAAPRLRVLATSREALGVYGERLFRVDPLPTPRQGARADPLEIEEYASVALFVQRARTVDPAFALTADNAAVVARLCARLDGLPLAIELCAGRLRLFSLATMLTRVRAGNGVLTGGHVAAHPRQRSLTATIEWSLDALEPPLREALDRLSLCLDGFDLRTVEELCELTPDAAEHTVEALADRSLITAAEHTGDEPRFRMLRTMAAHCRDRLTRIPGQLEAARDRHARYFAALAARTGPALDGSTQATALSRLRTVHDDLLAALTHLSAGGLHREVAAHCLNLHRYFLIDTRAAEGLRLLDAAAEQCAETDPSLAARVRDAAGQLAMAIGDPGAAASRHERAVDVLADAVGDPADALQARARGRTARLLAGSGTGRDPAARILPALDESRPAAAAAVRLSLADVLIRNGDLVAAAEHAETALAAYRRLDDTYGEALALRQAAVIADAEGAVERADQLHRRSLRMLYEVGAEGELGRGMTHAALLLLSCVAGQETRVARVLGTADAVRERAGITLLPHESAALRTAADDVRTRLGALAFETAWRTGGRSSAAAATLDLLSAPGAEPVEILDGSRARTLTARQFQVAMLVGQGMTNRQVAKRLELSEWTVINHVRQIMRKLDLPSRVHVAQWISQQRGAESTGYAEAAGRADAG